In Rana temporaria chromosome 3, aRanTem1.1, whole genome shotgun sequence, a single window of DNA contains:
- the LOC120933601 gene encoding zona pellucida sperm-binding protein 3-like isoform X2, with protein MGLGVRSYCSWLLLLALVYGPGFGCSGDGALVRHRRQSDWWRNNQRVVPGQSQRSSRGGSGGTNAVYGFGASRGGAQRGSTGGRAGGMLRQQPPTVISSSSPISVQCEEDRMVVSVMMDFYGNGKLVKSSDLSLGPQGCKPNTQSADEVIFQISLQDCGNTVQMMQDWVIYATNLTYSPTSSIPIIRTNPAVVPIMCYYYRHANVSSKAIEPTWVPFSTTVSIEERLSFSLRLMTEDWSGPRSSPIYQLGDILYIEASVDTQNHVGLILYVDRCVTTISPDPTSSPNYGLIEENGCLVDGMQDDSSSAFITPRVEPDKLQFTVDAFRFLGNDASLIYITCYLRAAATTQVPDAMNKACSYSKATQSWSAVEGPSGICQCCGTGTCSNPTALVSGGRGRFGRPRGKRDVLDEEGQTVTTLGPLLVIGPSQRNVAAAVTREESAPAELWVLVAVGCLSLLVVMVCAVFIGKSLKKPHYVLSVKK; from the exons ATGGGTCTAGGAGTGAGGAGCTACTGTAGTTGGCTGTTGCTTTTGGCCCTGGTTTATGGTCCAGGGTTTGGATGTAGTGGGGATGGAGCCTTGGTGAGACATAGGCGCCAATCAGACTGGTGGAGGAATAACCAGCGGGTTGTACCTGGCCAGAGCCAGCGGTCTTCTAGAGGGGGTTCTGGAGGGACTAATGCAGTATATGGGTTCGGGGCTTCTAGAGGTGGGGCTCAGAGGGGTTCAACAGGTGGACGTGCTGGTGGGATGCTCCGCCAGCAGCCCCCGACTGTAATTTCATCTAgttcccccatcagtgtccagtGTGAAGAGGACCGCATGGTGGTCAGTGTCATGATGGATTTTTATGGGAATGGAAAGCTGGTGAAATCTTCTGATCTGAGCCTGGGACCCCAAGGCTGCAAGCCGAACACCCAAAGTGCTGATGAAGTTATCTTCCAGATTAGTCTCCAGGACTGTGGCAACACTGTGCAG ATGATGCAAGACTGGGTGATCTATGCTACCAACTTGACCTACAGCCCAACCTCCTCCATTCCAATCATCAGAACCAACCCAGCCGTGGTCCCCATAATGTGCTACTACTACCG GCATGCCAATGTAAGCAGCAAAGCCATTGAGCCAACATGGGTTCCATTCAGCACCACAGTGTCCATAGAAGAGAGGCTGTCCTTCTCCTTGAGGCTAATGACTG AGGACTGGAGTGGCCCTAGAAGTTCTCCCATCTATCAGCTTGGAGATATTCTCTACATAGAGGCCTCTGTGGACACTCAGAACCACGTTGGACTGATCCTGTATGTTGACCGATGTGTGACCACCATATCTCCTGATCCCACCTCTTCTCCTAATTATGGCCTCATTGAAGAAAATGG CTGTCTAGTTGATGGAATGCAAGATGACTCCTCTTCAGCCTTCATCACCCCGAGGGTTGAGCCAGACAAGCTCCAGTTCACAGTGGATGCTTTCCGATTTCTAGGAAATGATgcctctctg ATCTACATAACCTGTTACCTGAGAGCTGCTGCAACCACCCAGGTCCCTGATGCCATGAACAAGGCCTGTTCTTATAGCAAAGCCACACAAAG TTGGTCTGCAGTTGAGGGCCCCAGCGGTATCTGCCAGTGTTGTGGTACAGGCACCTGCAGCAACCCTACTGCTCTGGTTTCTGGAGGAAGGGGCAGATTTGGAAGACCAAGAGGCAAGAGGGACGTCTTGGATG AAGAGGGACAAACTGTGACCACTCTGGGacctctgcttgtgattggaccTTCACAAAGGAATGTTGCGGCTGCAGTGACGAGGGAAGAGTCTGCCCCTGCGGAGCTCTGGGTGTTGGTGGCTGTCGGATGTCTTAGTCTTCTTGTTGTCATGGTGTGTGCAGTGTTCATTGGGAAATCTCTGAAAAAGCCACATTATGTGCTGTCTGTGAAAAAATAA
- the LOC120933601 gene encoding zona pellucida sperm-binding protein 3-like isoform X1, which yields MGLGVRSYCSWLLLLALVYGPGFGCSGDGALVRHRRQSDWWRNNQRVVPGQSQRSSRGGSGGTNAVYGFGASRGGAQRGSTGGRAGGMLRQQPPTVISSSSPISVQCEEDRMVVSVMMDFYGNGKLVKSSDLSLGPQGCKPNTQSADEVIFQISLQDCGNTVQMMQDWVIYATNLTYSPTSSIPIIRTNPAVVPIMCYYYRHANVSSKAIEPTWVPFSTTVSIEERLSFSLRLMTEDWSGPRSSPIYQLGDILYIEASVDTQNHVGLILYVDRCVTTISPDPTSSPNYGLIEENGCLVDGMQDDSSSAFITPRVEPDKLQFTVDAFRFLGNDASLIYITCYLRAAATTQVPDAMNKACSYSKATQSWSAVEGPSGICQCCGTGTCSNPTALVSGGRGRFGRPRGKRDVLDEPHTEEGQTVTTLGPLLVIGPSQRNVAAAVTREESAPAELWVLVAVGCLSLLVVMVCAVFIGKSLKKPHYVLSVKK from the exons ATGGGTCTAGGAGTGAGGAGCTACTGTAGTTGGCTGTTGCTTTTGGCCCTGGTTTATGGTCCAGGGTTTGGATGTAGTGGGGATGGAGCCTTGGTGAGACATAGGCGCCAATCAGACTGGTGGAGGAATAACCAGCGGGTTGTACCTGGCCAGAGCCAGCGGTCTTCTAGAGGGGGTTCTGGAGGGACTAATGCAGTATATGGGTTCGGGGCTTCTAGAGGTGGGGCTCAGAGGGGTTCAACAGGTGGACGTGCTGGTGGGATGCTCCGCCAGCAGCCCCCGACTGTAATTTCATCTAgttcccccatcagtgtccagtGTGAAGAGGACCGCATGGTGGTCAGTGTCATGATGGATTTTTATGGGAATGGAAAGCTGGTGAAATCTTCTGATCTGAGCCTGGGACCCCAAGGCTGCAAGCCGAACACCCAAAGTGCTGATGAAGTTATCTTCCAGATTAGTCTCCAGGACTGTGGCAACACTGTGCAG ATGATGCAAGACTGGGTGATCTATGCTACCAACTTGACCTACAGCCCAACCTCCTCCATTCCAATCATCAGAACCAACCCAGCCGTGGTCCCCATAATGTGCTACTACTACCG GCATGCCAATGTAAGCAGCAAAGCCATTGAGCCAACATGGGTTCCATTCAGCACCACAGTGTCCATAGAAGAGAGGCTGTCCTTCTCCTTGAGGCTAATGACTG AGGACTGGAGTGGCCCTAGAAGTTCTCCCATCTATCAGCTTGGAGATATTCTCTACATAGAGGCCTCTGTGGACACTCAGAACCACGTTGGACTGATCCTGTATGTTGACCGATGTGTGACCACCATATCTCCTGATCCCACCTCTTCTCCTAATTATGGCCTCATTGAAGAAAATGG CTGTCTAGTTGATGGAATGCAAGATGACTCCTCTTCAGCCTTCATCACCCCGAGGGTTGAGCCAGACAAGCTCCAGTTCACAGTGGATGCTTTCCGATTTCTAGGAAATGATgcctctctg ATCTACATAACCTGTTACCTGAGAGCTGCTGCAACCACCCAGGTCCCTGATGCCATGAACAAGGCCTGTTCTTATAGCAAAGCCACACAAAG TTGGTCTGCAGTTGAGGGCCCCAGCGGTATCTGCCAGTGTTGTGGTACAGGCACCTGCAGCAACCCTACTGCTCTGGTTTCTGGAGGAAGGGGCAGATTTGGAAGACCAAGAGGCAAGAGGGACGTCTTGGATG AACCCCACACAGAAGAGGGACAAACTGTGACCACTCTGGGacctctgcttgtgattggaccTTCACAAAGGAATGTTGCGGCTGCAGTGACGAGGGAAGAGTCTGCCCCTGCGGAGCTCTGGGTGTTGGTGGCTGTCGGATGTCTTAGTCTTCTTGTTGTCATGGTGTGTGCAGTGTTCATTGGGAAATCTCTGAAAAAGCCACATTATGTGCTGTCTGTGAAAAAATAA